Below is a window of Nicotiana tabacum cultivar K326 chromosome 19, ASM71507v2, whole genome shotgun sequence DNA.
AATTAATAATATATCTTTCTCCCGTGCTTCTCACGACTCTGACCACCAAGACCTGAGTAGATGGGAAAATTCACTCAGCTGGAATTTAAACTTGAGAACGACTTTTTTTGGTGATTAATAAAGATATTAAAGTTGGAAATACCCAGAGTATGATAAGAAGTAAGGTGGCATGGAGCTTGAAAGCATGTTCATACCTCAGGAGGGTGGTAAAGTTTCAGAAGACTAATCACCATATGAACTGGATAAGGAATGAAAACAAAAGGTGGTAGACATAAATGCTTAACACCAGAAAACTTTTGACCTAGTGAGGGCCATTATGATTGAAGAAGCAAAACAAGATAATGTTTACAAAAAGGTGTGACAATTCGAAAACAAAATCTGGATGATTCTTCTAAAAATAGCGAGAGGcggaaagaataaaaatatgaaaaatggaagtTAAAGTAACATAGATAAGCTAAATGTTTCTCTGTCATAGAGAAGAAACTGTTAGGCTCATCATAAAGAAACGGCTGAGAACATTTGTCTGAGCACAAGAGACACTAACTCAATTTCACGAATCACAATTAAATTTGCAGCAGTTAAGCATGGTCAAGTATGATCAGAATTAATGAGTTGATCTTATGCTTATAGTGTCTCATTAAAATCAAGAACTAAGACTCATTGTGAAACCAAAAGTGCGCTTCCAAGTAATCAGCAAAACAAACAAAATGTGGGCTCAAACTAGAAATAAGAACCATTAAAGTGATACAACAGATAGGTAACATATTGCAATCCAGATCAAACAAGAACATAAGCTACAAATTTATCAATACAATGCTGTAATTGTCCTTACAAGCTATGACCGGTTTGGCGAATGACCTCAGGAGCCATCCAGTATGGTGTGCCCTTCATGGACTTGGCGCCTGATATAGTAGCCTATCGTGAACATGTTTCATCAATATCCTCTTCATTACATCCCAACTAAACCAAATACAGATAGATAATGGATGGTAGACATACCAGTTCGACAACCTTCTTTGATGCCCCAAAGTCAGCCAGTTTTATGCAACCTTTGTTATCAACAAGGATATTGGCCCCCTGAATCCAAATTAGTATACGAGATTATTGTTGGTCATACTTCGATagcaagaaaagaaaggaaaaaggataCCTTAATATCTCTATGCATGATTCCATTCTTGTGAAGATAATCCAGCCCTAGGAGCAATTGCTTAGTGTACGTTCTTATAACCTACTAGGGAAGATAGTCTTAGATAGAGACATCCAATAAAAAGAATCATACATCAAAAGAGGGTGGAAAATAAGACCGTAAATGACTTACTGGCTCGGGGAAAGATCCAAATTTGCCTAAAAGGGATGATATCGATCCACCAGGTACAAATTCCAGCAGAATATTCAATGTGTCTTCTTCTCTCACAGTTCCAAGATATCTCTAACAACGCAATATAGCAACTGAGTATTTCAGGGACAACAATTCCCCAGACAGGAGATCAAGGATTTACTTACAACAATATGTGGATGCGAGAGATTCTTGAGAAGCTTGACTTCCTCCTCAAGCTCTTTAACGTGGGACTATTCAGGACAATCAAGAATCCAGAAGAACGTATCAGACAGTAGCTAAACTAGAAACTAATAATCTCAAAAATTTAGATACACAATAGTCTGTCAGATGTCTTTAAGCCCCTCAGATTCAATATAACGACCTTCCATCTAACATAGCTGTCACAGAAACATCTCCTTTTACACAATGTCAGTTGTTACAAGCAAACAAATAAATAGCTAAAGAATTGAAGTCCCATTCATCAATGGACGGCGTACAAAAGAAAAGTTAAAGGTCACATTCTCCAACTAAACGTAAATACAGCAGCAGGGAACTACGATGAGAGGGAAGCTTCATTCTATTAAAATGCAACTATTCTAGCAGGCTTTTACCGTCATAAGAGAAGCAGATTAAAGTTTGTATAATCAAACAATAGCAACAATCTAACCGATTAAAGTTTTGTCTCTTGAAAATTTCAATTCAAGCAGTCAATGCAACCAAATATTCATAGAATGAGTGATTATATCATTGTAAGTTGTGAACAAAACAAAAAGTATCTCAATCGCCATTTCCAACCTGAGCTTTCTCCTTTGAAGCACTGTTCGCAGCtatcaaaacctgaagaaaaaaCATCATAAATCGGAAACACCTTCAGACTCACTCTTAAAAAAAGGTTAATACCTAATAATTCCACTAAGATAAACAAAATTGGAACTCCAAAacctaaaaaaaaaaagtagtacAAAGGTAAAGACCTGCTTGACGGCGAGAAGTTCACCAGAATCGAGATTCATTCCCATATAAACCTGTCCAAAAGCGCCACATCCAATCATCTCACCTTTTCTCCACCGGATAGGCCGCGGAGCCGCATCACCTCCATCTTTAACGGCTTTTGGTGAGGGCAACGCCGGCGGAGGAGGCGACAGCTTAGAGAAAACTCTGGAGTTCCGGATGCAGGAATTGATCTTCTCAACTAGATTACCGTCATCTCCACCGTCGGCAGTCGGTGTTCGGAACACCAGTGATCGCCGAACTGATCCAAAAATATCTTGCATCTGATTTTTTGAGTAAAGGAATTTGAAAGTTCTAGGGTTTtatggaaaagaaaaggaagagtcAGTTCATCTCTTTGAATTTACTCTGCTTTTTTTTCACAGTGCAATGATGGATACGAGTTAGAGGAGTGTGTGGGTTTTTGGAGTGGAAACAGAAGGAATTTGTGGTTTCTTCTTTTCATATACGATCGTTACTGTAGAGAGAAGAGGGAAAAAGGTGATTGgcaatttctttttgaaaataaTGGAATACGAGTTAATTACAAATACGCCCCTCTAATTCTTTATAATCTCTATTTTTACTATTACCTCTATTTTATCAATAAATAAAATCATTGATTTAACTTCGATagttaaattctttgaaaaaaatTTATCTAATATTATTTTGGCTATCATATTAATGAATTTTTGGAGGGAACCGACACTAGGCAATAGATACTAGCTTCGAGTTTGCAGGTGAGTACAAGATGCTACACAATAATATGAAAAACTCAAGACAAACAACCTCTTTTATATAATAAACACATTTACCATGGAAAAAAATACCTATAAAAGAATGCCCTCAACACCAATCTACTAGTATTATTGTCAATTTTTATTTCGTTGTTGAATTGATTAATGCCTCTAGGGAGTTCTAATTATGGTACCAATTGAATTTTACCGCTGGATTTGAAAATCCAAACAGTTTATTATGTTTGTATTTTCAGTATCCTGCTTAGTAAAATGTTGTCCCTTGTCGAAATGCTAGTACCACCATCAGCaattaatttcaataattgttctaCCCGTTCCATCTTAGATGATAATTTACCTTTAAATTCAACTCTCTGATCCCCTTCTATTAAGGATCTTGTACTAGACGTATTTAAGGATACAATAACCTCGGTAAATTCGAACTATAAAAATACTCACtagtgtaattgtgtttattaaagaGTACCTACTTTTCCTTTTACAATCATATTCCAGATTATTTAAATAATTCACTTTTACCAAAGTGCTAAAAGTTCCTTTTGTATGTGCGTAGATCTTAATTAATGCAGTAAGGCATTTTTCCATGAATGCTACGAGATGTCCATCTCAAGCCCTAGAGCCAcactgaatctgatactagggtggagcctcaataaatcgacgaacACGCTCAGGAGCTACAAATCGAGTATAGTATCTTATCATGCACATATCAAAAAGCACAAAATGGTCAATCAGCAAATCTTATGACTAAAGTTTCCCCTACTAAAAGTAAGCAAGACGCATACACTGTGCAAATAAAATCGAGGGGAAAGACGCATAACTGTTGAACTTTCTAGCATCATTAAGAACACAGGGACTTCCTACTGCCTACTTCTCATGGCCTTCATCTTCAGAGGACTCCACACAATTTGTTTCTTTATTGCAACAACTGTTGGATGCTTGGGCCTCCATGAACCTGCTTGTGAAGGAGGACTTCCCATGAATTTACTGCTTTGTTTTGAACCAACCGGGGTTGCCTCTCTGGGTGTAGCAACTGATGTTTCCTTTTCTTGTGCTATTGGAGAAAGCACTCTTGATGTCTGCCACATTCTTTGTGTATCCCAGACAAATGATTTCCGACCAAGACGATTATTCCTTGATCGAGCAGCAGAGCCATTGAAAGTTGATATGTTAGACTCGGGACGAAGGGTTGCAATAGAAGCTCGCCTTTTGGGCTGCAAAACCTGCTTCGTTCCTTGAGGTGATGGTCTAACTACAGCAATTGATCCTCGCCTTGGTTTCAGAATTGCAGTTGTCGTTGATGTACTTGCTAAATTTTCCTTGCCACGTGATGGCACAAATGACTTCCTAGCTTTTGCTGGACGAGGAAGAGGGGATGGTGGAGGCAAAAAATTGCTGGTTCTTAGGGGCAATCTTAGTGCTTTTGAAGGAGCCAGTGGTGGTTTCTTCTCTGTTATGATCTTCTGTGATTGGCTTAAAGCTGATATGGTAGTGAACTCTCTAGGAACTCCAGGGAAAGTGTTGCTTTCTTGTTTTAGACGTGTTCTCCTCTCGTCTGCCAATTGGTTTTCAAGATCACGAACCTGTTGGGAAATTGGAAAGCTCAGCTCTTTTAGAGTCTTTTCGGAAAAGATTAGACATTTACACTGTAAATGTGACACTACCAGATAGTTTTACGAAACTCCATTGGAAGAAAGAAGCTAATTTCTTTCCTACCTTGTCCTGAAGATTTCTGCATGTCTGTTCTCTGTTAGCAAGTTTCAGCTGCAGAAACTGTAAATTGTCCTGCAATTTTTTGGTTTCCTTCTCATCTTGCTTGGCTTTTTCTGCCTGTTGATGAGCATCACAGTATTAGCTGAACAACATTTTAGTGGAAACGAATGTTCATTGAAAGAGGTGTTTGTTTATAACTACCAGTAGTTTATGCTTCATGAGCTCTACAAGGTCTGTCTGTTTTCGAGCAGGGCCATGTTCAACTCCTCGGACTCGACTAGCAAAATTCAAAGAGCATAGAGTTTCTCCCAAATCTGTCGTACTAGGGCTGATTTGGACAAACATGATCGCCTTGCAATCTCCTCCTGCATTTCAGGTTACAGCAATGTAAATTGGAAAAGCTGTATGTTTTAGAGAAGTGGGAGAAAATATAAATTCCCCGGTTGGGAAGATATAGCATGATATATTTCAGTTAATTGAAAATGATTAACAATCATGTTGAGAGGATTAATTTGCTGTTTCATCAGGTTAATTTGGAATTTAAACTGATGGCTTAATATTTTTGAGGTTCACAAAATTCAGAATTATCTAATAAGTGATGTTACAGATGCTTTAAAGAGTCTTACCCAGAGAACTCTGCAGCATATGAGTGAGCTTTGAATTCCTGTTGTGCAGAGGGAACCAATGTTATCTAAAGGAAAAATGGTAGTAAGTGGTTATCACATGCACAAATGAAAGGAGAAATACCTGTATGGAATGTGAGCTGTCTTAGAGGCTAGTGCAGAAATGACATCCCCAAGTGCAGACAATGACTTGTTTATGAACTGTGACTCTTTTAACCTCTCACCTTCAACTGCTATCCGTCCCACGCGCTCACTGCCAGCGAGGTCAACAAGCCAAAGGTGGCTCCTAGTCCTCTGGCCATTAATCAAGTTGTCCCCCACAACAGTCACCCGCAGTAAGCTAAGGTAAAAGAGACGAAGAAAGTGTGATTCTTCATTGATGAGACCTAATAGCGGATAATAAAACTAAATTCTTTGAAATTTATCTAAACTAAGGCATCGGCAGGACTTAtgtaaaggaagagaagagaggaAAGAAGAATGTGAATCCAGAGTAAAAGCTGTTAATCATACCAGTGAGAACGGCTGCTAAGCTCGTTGGCACTAGTTGATCCAACAGATCTAGCCCGGCTTCCGGACTTGAGCAGTTCCCATACTTCATCTGTACCATA
It encodes the following:
- the LOC107787874 gene encoding kinesin-like protein KIN-14S — protein: MDVRTLEKLCENFDQAVTISGDNLKASPIPNGVKVDRSSESADESNGSHSTAEVCPSQEHTLPILTKIEDLRNKVLDLRKEQAALRNEVKGMSMDSFPGSEASNALQHMSVQHDLLKKKYDEECELLKKKYLEECTERKRLYNEVIDLKGNIRVFCRCRPLNSDEIADGSTSVVEFDPSHENELQICAGSSKKQFKFDYVFKPEDNQDAVFAQTMPIVTSVLDGYNVCIFAYGQTGTGKTFTMEGTPENRGVNYRTLEKLFSLSSERSSIMKYELSVSMLEVYNEKIRDLLVENSNQPAKKLEIKQSAEGTQEVPGLVEARVYGTDEVWELLKSGSRARSVGSTSANELSSRSHCLLRVTVVGDNLINGQRTRSHLWLVDLAGSERVGRIAVEGERLKESQFINKSLSALGDVISALASKTAHIPYRNSKLTHMLQSSLGGDCKAIMFVQISPSTTDLGETLCSLNFASRVRGVEHGPARKQTDLVELMKHKLLAEKAKQDEKETKKLQDNLQFLQLKLANREQTCRNLQDKVRDLENQLADERRTRLKQESNTFPGVPREFTTISALSQSQKIITEKKPPLAPSKALRLPLRTSNFLPPPSPLPRPAKARKSFVPSRGKENLASTSTTTAILKPRRGSIAVVRPSPQGTKQVLQPKRRASIATLRPESNISTFNGSAARSRNNRLGRKSFVWDTQRMWQTSRVLSPIAQEKETSVATPREATPVGSKQSSKFMGSPPSQAGSWRPKHPTVVAIKKQIVWSPLKMKAMRSRQ